The genomic DNA CTACGCCAGAGGCCAATGTAGCCCTCCCTGAACTCCTCGGAAAGGGCGAGAACGATGAGTGGGTTGACCAGAGAGATGGAGAACATGAGCAACTGGGCAGAAAGAGTGAAAAGGACTGGCGGGAAGGTGCCCTCGGTTTCCAGGGCATGCCGCATCCACACCCAGGACACCCATTGCGGGAGCCACATGGTGGCCATGGCCACAGTCAAGCTGAAGAGCATCAGGGTCAGTTTGCGGGATCGGATCTGCGTCCGCAGGTTCTGGGTTTTGCTGGATCTGCGCTGGCACCGTCCATATGCCCTCCAGAAGTAGAGCAGGGCGAAGCTCAAAGGTGTGCAATAAGCCAGAAGAGGGTACGCCTTGACGTACACGGACATGAAGTCAAGGGCATCGGCTGGCACGCTTTGCACACAAATCATTCCACTTGCTTCTCTTTGGAGGGTGGCGAAGAGCCATTGCGGTATGGGGACCGTGCATGCCAGGAGCCAAGAGAAGAGCAGGACCACCAGGATGGTCTTCAACCGGAAGGTGACCTGCTTGGTAGGGTTGCTGACGTACCTGTAGCAAGCTTTGGCCATGATGGCCACGGTGAAGCTTTTGGCAGCCATGCAGGAGTGCAAGAACCAGTCACAGGTCTTGCAGACAAATAAACCCAAGGTCCAAGTGGCACGGGAATAAGCAGCAGCCTTAAAGGGAACAGCAAACGCCAGGACCAGACCATCAGCCAACATCAGGTTCAGAATGAGCGCGTTGATCAAGGACAGCTTCCCTTTACGTGCGTTGGTGATCAGGACTCCCATTGCTGTTACATTCCCGGTGAAACCGAGGACACAGATGATTCCCAGGACCACTGGAATCAAAACCCGCAGATCTCCCTGATCCAGGTGCTGATATCCACTTCGCTCCAGAAACGAGCGCCTATCCACGGAACCGTTCCCGTCGCTGATGTTGACGCCCGGTGATTTCTCCATGTCCAcagagatggatggataaatagagATGAAACAGGGCAGGTGTGCAGTGCAGAGAGAAAGATATTCTCTCTCAAACTTTCGCGCACTTGCCGGAATCGATGTGTCCACGCGCTATGCTCTCAACTCGACCGCGCGCTTATCCAAAGAGTCACGAGCGCAACAGTGCTGCCACTTTATAAGGGatgctttgattgacaggtgccGTCCCAGCTGACACAAGGCGTTTCATTTTGCCCGTCCTCCCGAAGTTAATTAAAGTGATTTGGGGTAATAAGCACTGACTGACTGCAACACACTGTTACTAATAACTCCTGCCTAGTTATTTCCTCTATTGTCACTGGAAATGATGGATTCTTTTTATTTCCTGTTGGAGACAAAGGACTGATGATTGCAAATGGTAATATAAAGAAGTTGAATTTTGATGAGAGTATTACGAACAGAGTGGAATTTTTGCCTCAGCAACACACTTTGTTAGAACAACTGAAAAAGTTATATAGACCATAGTAATTCATGTGCATTCATATTAGAATCTGTATGAAAATACATGAATCAGAGCTTAGTTACATTTCTAATTAAGTGAATGTACATTAATAACTCTATTATgcatataatgtaataatatgtttaattatatgtaataaatatgttaatgtaaagtgtttccaGTATTCGTTACAATTGGGtatagttgacaaataacattgTCGTGAGCATATTCAATAAAGATTTTCACATGTAGtctagggtacaatggggctaaaggtcTACTGGGGAAAAAGCACCTTTGATTACATTTTTCCCCAAAACATTAAACTACACAGCACTTTCCTGAACACCCGTTTGTCAGACACTGcaacattttcctgatccatgtgtgcaatgtctaaagtttgttTTTGAGGTCATTTGATCTAACATTTCACAACTTTAAAGATATTGCCGATTTatatagctaatgagaatcccagAAATTAGcacatttgtcattttaaaggcgattaaattaaatcaaaagtttttcaataactgtccagtatGTAAAGGGTTAGTGTTTGGTGTAAAAAGCCCCCTTGTTGCTAAAggccccccataaaacacattggttTTCTTATGTACGGGGAAtatatttgttatgaagaatgttcaaaatgggctcatattgactgatccaatcacaatggagttTCAGTTGTTTATAGAATAATTAAGATGTTatgaaatggaagaaaaaaaaatttaataaacaaGAAAGTTTTTaagagttttatttttgtttgttttgaaaaagcattaccttaaagggataggtcacccaaaaccgaaaatgtcataatttactcaccatcatgccatcccagttgtgtttgacttattttcttctgcagaacacaaatattttaagaagaatatttcagctctgtaggtcagtacaatgcaagtgaatggtggctagaactttgaaggtccaaaaatcacataaaggcagcataaaagtaatccataagactccagtggtttaatccatgtctttaaaacccatatgataggtgtgggtgagaaacagatcaatatttaagtccttttttactataaatctcaatttcctcattctgaaagtgaaagtggagatttatggttaaaaaggattgaaatattgatctgtttttcacccaaaatgattggattgtttcagaagacattcattaaaccactgaagtcttatggagtacttttatgtttcctttatgtgctttatggtgcttcaaagttttggtcaccattcacttgcattgtataatcctacaaagctgagatatttttctaaaaatcttcatttgcgttctgcagaagagagaaagtcatacacatctgggatggcatgaaggtgagtaaatgatgaaagaatttccatttttgtggcaactatccctttaatttgttactcagaaaagcatcttgctgtttcaaaagaatatgCAAAGTAGTTGCAGAAGTTGTCAAAATTAGATcacaataaaaggaaaaaaattaagcTCTGTTTGCAACAAAATTAACAGTCAGTGATACCAGCTTGGTGAAAAGGTCATTGCTGTGCTTTATCGTGAATGATGCACGACTGTTGACCGATCAGCATACAGGAACACAACAATCTGGTTTATAATAGCTGTTCACAGTTATGAACACACAAATCAATGGAACTCTGTACTATGTACTTAACTATTTgatacatgtacttaatatgtgcatacatgttgttgcattgtaattacatttaaagtacttgtatttaattacatttgtagttactcTGTTAACTtgacccctaacccaacccttaacccaaaacctaactctaacccctaatcctaaccctacccttactcctaa from Myxocyprinus asiaticus isolate MX2 ecotype Aquarium Trade chromosome 22, UBuf_Myxa_2, whole genome shotgun sequence includes the following:
- the LOC127412584 gene encoding G-protein coupled receptor 151-like — encoded protein: MEKSPGVNISDGNGSVDRRSFLERSGYQHLDQGDLRVLIPVVLGIICVLGFTGNVTAMGVLITNARKGKLSLINALILNLMLADGLVLAFAVPFKAAAYSRATWTLGLFVCKTCDWFLHSCMAAKSFTVAIMAKACYRYVSNPTKQVTFRLKTILVVLLFSWLLACTVPIPQWLFATLQREASGMICVQSVPADALDFMSVYVKAYPLLAYCTPLSFALLYFWRAYGRCQRRSSKTQNLRTQIRSRKLTLMLFSLTVAMATMWLPQWVSWVWMRHALETEGTFPPVLFTLSAQLLMFSISLVNPLIVLALSEEFREGYIGLWRRLTLRKQPPKNKPGPHTPTAPKSPTPRPEMSAHLPPHQPGQTEEQTSQSGEKQESPTNKDGIVLQDVEQFWQERETGSQSHENDPVPWEHQVPREGTQ